ggcataaaacacacaattagtgcaaaacactagcgattaaagctcaaactcaactaaagtgcagtaaattggaatgtaataatcgactaaaacatgagattatagcctaccatcaacacctcacacttaaaccattgctcgtcctcgagcaattaaaccacactttatatagactCAACCTTACTgagcaactctcctaactcatcacaccaagaatatttaaaatagactaagcacaatagtgtaacatcttcacctcaacaATTGAATCACAAGAACCACACATTATTCacaacttactcacttactctaacatagagatcaagaattacctttccttcatgaatcaagtgccctcacacaacaaaagacaGTAGTTCCACAAACAATAAATTCaagaacaatcaggaactcaagatagaaagaatttacTCACTCTCATAAACGACATtaatatgccacaaaagatgcaccataggcttgcccgtagtgtactactctactaattgagctcattcagtcaaggatcaagtaggatttttaattggttgtaatgtaggctgcgggacgggtaggatacatttagatataagagtgattacacctccctaagtactttaatacatatactttaacagttgaaaccccacacttatgtcaaaccataactccaccttcaaatcgatatacattaactcccaaattctttaagcataattacatcaaGATTTACCACTAACATAGAActattttcacaatcatacaattttatcattttttttctttcaattcaagtggctcttacttttttcaaactagtgcacctttctccttatttcattagttccactcaaaagtcaaaccaagtaccccacacttcaacttttacaaagttcataataatatcaagtgctcatgagaggtaaaaGGCAAtgaatagatggtcaattcaaacaaatgggtaaagcttgtaatgtggttgctaaCAAAACAGGTTTagaggctcaacggggttaaatACGATACATCACAAGTTGGTGGATAAACTATatagctggctcaacaaagaaacacctatatcacttccaaaattgaacaaaactactatttcactttgcaaacacacggggcaggttctagacatcaaatgcaatacaCAGAATAACAAAaatcctcacacacacatggcacacgACTCACTCAAGGATTGGACTCAttaagacactctagtcaaagcatttaagcaaagttaagatcatacgatttaaggcacttatacaagagtcaaaaaccgagcctaagcgtcacaaccaaagaactcactattctcaaggcatgatcaagtcaagagatattgcttccatTTCAAATCATAGCATAAGGTTTTCCTACTCCTAGAAACGAAaatctaactacacccggttcaaacaaaacccttggaaaagaaccgcggcacaaagaaaaactaagggggaattaatacactacctataaaagaaaatttttttttgtcatttttttctttcgactttaatccctcaagaaacccatcgaatgatatccatcgtcggaaaaagtcaaaaaatttacaatttctatggtttttttttcaatttttttttctaactaCTAAACTAACCAAAATAAAAAACTGACCTACTAAATATACATACaaacatatcccccaccccacactttaagttgtggcatgttcccatgacacacaattaaaatgcataaggtagagaaaactttcctgaatctctagtcggggtctgagtcgaagtcgggcccCATTTCACGCGCCCGaaccaatgcacacatccatccagacagcttcttctcagccttcttggggtacaccccacacttatattTTTCACTAACAACAGCATTCTCTTTCACACCCTTcaccttccactcaacacttgcagctagcttctcctttttcactccagttgctacattcatctcaaaagtcacagtatcctcacccactctaagcatgagttttctatcatgtatatccagtatatctctacccgttgctaaaaaTGGTTTTCCTAGGATGAGGgagacctccttgttctcctccatatttaccactatgaaatctacaggaaatatgaACTTATCCACCTGCACCAAAACATCTTCTACTATCCCCTCGGGTgttatagttgtttggtctgccagctgcaaagatattggcaccgaccttatctctccaatctccttctccaattTCTTGTAAATAGACAAtggcattagattaattgaggcacctgaatcacataaagatttatcaaagttaagagtgcctaaagagtaaggtatagtaaaactccctggatctccacacttttgtgggagtttattttgcaagatAGTACTACAATGCTCTATTAGTTTGActactgaggtctcttctatcttccgcttctttgtaaggatctcttttaagaatttggcataagctggcatttgtgagagaacttctgtGAATGGCAAGTTTACATTAACATGTCTtagcatatctagaaatctctcaaactgcttgtctagcttttctctatatagcttttagggaaaaggtaaagcaggcatgtgcttgctctcttcattggattcctcccttcttgaagtttcctcctttttctttttctcagctctcttcttgcctttcttcttctcagtCTTTTTATCATCATTTTCAATTTTCAGCTTCTTCCCACTTTCTCTTTCAGGCGCAATTTCTTTTTAAATTGGAGTGGGATGTTTCAACACTTGTCCGCTTCTCAAGGTCATAGCATTTAccgtttctttgggattcttttcagtatcagctggcagagtacctgggatcctctcagataatatagtttcaatttgtcccacttgtctctccaagttaCGCAAACTTGTACCCAGTTCTTTGATAGTTGCACCATGAGCATCCAATCTCTCATCTGTCTTGGTAATGAATGACTTCGTCAGATCTTCTAACCCAGACTGAAttggctgttgaggctgaaactgcgGCCTTTGCTAATTcacaaaaccaggagctccttgaaatctggagttattttgttgccatgaaTTTGTTgtaccccaggtgaactccatgaaaagccAATTTGCTTCTGACCCATTGTATTGAAGTTGTAATTACCCACAACATTAACTTCCTCCATGGTAGCTTGACACTTATGAGTAGGGtgccctcttccacatatatcacatgcTGCATGAGGCTTATTGTGTATtgaagctaaggtcagcttcctgaTTTCTTTTGCCATGGCATCAAGCTGTatctgcacagatgtgttagtaTCAACTtagtgaacaccagttgatcttcttctttcaccAATCTCTGAGGTccattgatttgcatcttcagataattcatctagaatagtgactatctcctctggagtcttcttcattaacggacctccagctgcattgctcaatgttctatgtGAGGTTGGTGTCAaaccatcccaaaagtcctggagttgcatccagagttcaattctacTGTGTTGACACTTTCGTACAATCtctttaaacctctcccatgcttcaaacacAGTCTCAGTCTCATCTgtcagaagttatggatttttcttctaaacttgcccgtcttagctaaggagaaatatttagcaagaaattttgaggtcatcttctcccatgttctaattgatgcttagggcaagcttcgaagccagtgctttgcattATCTTTTAGAGTGAGGGGGAATGCCCTTTAAGTACATTgtatcttgtgacacaccattatatAGAAAGGTGTTCatgatctcctcgaagtccattagatgattgtttggatcttcgttcatctttcctctgaagacacagTTGTTTTggagggtttgaagcaacccttgcttcaactcaaaattattgGCTGCTACtagaggtggtctcacacttgataaaccttggttgtagaccggtctagcataatcaccaagtggtctcccttGGCCAGGAGCTACGTTTCCAAACTGGTATGCACCCAAGGGCTGATTCTGAGCCATTCTTCGAGCTCTCTCCTCCTCATAAGCAATTTGTGTAGTTCTGAGTGCTGCTTTTTCAGCATCTCTTTCAGCTTTCTCTCTGAGTTGGGCTGCCTCTCGCGcaaccaaatcaacattatcatcatctcccgccatcttttctttggttgaggattgcccaacagTTTTTGTATTCTCGGAGAGATTTCTTTTCTGCCTCAACTGTCGCAGATGTTTCTCGATTTCTTGTTCGTATGGTAGCAATTCCTTCCCAGAAGATcgggtcatgcaccaatctaacctgtagcctacgcacagtcaaagaacacccaaacgtaaaaagagaaaaataaaaagaaaaattcttgaattagcactacaaactatttcaaacactattgattgccaatcctcggcaacgacgccaaaatttgacgagcttgaaacacacacttaaatatgctcgctagtcgaatatagtaaaatataatatcgtatccacatggattggagttaaacagtattttcgtagtttatagctcgattgctatccaagatgatcaacaatttataaatatgtgatttaaactaaaattaactaagagtctaaactattgaCTAGTGACAAACAACGCGAGTAATAAGCAAAGAAGGATATCAattgggagaaaatagggttgataggataggtgcaagatgcatgtttgggatttaactctagataattcacttctaatattcaagtgagtctcttgaattcacttggttattagttcaattatttagtagaaactcctctctcgattatgtctcaacctcacaatatgaaccaattttaagtgcgtgaagatatgcaagaattcatagtggattgatctttaggagaacctctttcaatTATCCTCCTAACATAGTTTagtcaataattcaactagcctctttcgattattaagaagaattaatgacttcaaccaacTAAATATAAAGCAACAATATCACAatttatgcctctctcgattacattaaCAAGTGAATAAAGATGCAACAGTTAAagcatccaaaatgattcaatacatacaactagagttaattatccacaaacaaatatctatacacaaaatccatcaaaccctaaagagaactattccatagacatggagtaattcatcacaattaagtgtaaagtaaagaaaaacataaaacaatccaaactctTATCTTGAGTTGGGATTGAATAATGGATTCcttgtactcttccttctctaacttctccttagcctccttaggtctaaattatgtcaaaagtcctaaaaatatcgtttttccatgtatatataccaatagggtcgggcccaaacacaTACATCTTCTCCTACGCGTAAAAGGATACTTTTTCCTGacaggacgtgcgcggccgcgcacttttCATACTGTTCCGCCCCATATGCGCGGTCAGTGCGCAGCCATGCATTTGCCGCGCACGTTTCACCCTGTTCTGTTGGGAAGTTGGGAAAACGTAAAACATAAAAATTGTAGCTCTTTGAATTAACTTTCCATCAATATATTGTGAATCCCAAACGGTGTTCCGAGCAAAACGTTATGTTCATTTTACTGGACACTGCGAAGTATACCTGCTCGATTTTTTATTCGTTCtaaactatcatccgttgatccccgaacacgatcccggcttaattccttgagcttttactcagatttcaaaactccaaatcactTAAATTCATTCCATGACATCTACAGAGCtcaaaatcactcctacaagacataaaacatacaattagtgcaaaacactagcgattaaagctcaaactcaactaaagtgcagtaaattggaatgtaataatcgactaaaatatgagattatatcCTACCATCAATTCCCGTGTCTTGGAAGTGAAAATCtccttttcttattaaaatttatgatttcgaaagtaataaaatgagtaatcaaCTTCGTAAATCACCAACTAGATGAATATTCTCCAGTCTTACTGTGTCGGACATTAGAGCATTATTCAAAAATGTAAATTCCTTTTCTATATATACTACTATAACTTTAGAATTGTATGAGAATGAGCTCCCTGCTC
This region of Nicotiana tomentosiformis chromosome 4, ASM39032v3, whole genome shotgun sequence genomic DNA includes:
- the LOC138909369 gene encoding uncharacterized protein, with the protein product MRLRLCLKHGRGLKRLYESVNTVELNSGCNSRTFGMIQLDAMAKEIRKLTLASIHNKPHAACDICGRGHPTHKCQATMEEVNVVGNYNFNTMGQKQIGFSWSSPGQRPQFQPQQPIQSGLEDLTKSFITKTDERLDAHGATIKELGTSLRNLERQVGQIETILSERIPGTLPADTEKNPKETLYREKLDKQFERFLDMLRHVNVNLPFTEVLSQMPAYAKFLKEILTKKRKIEETSVVKLIEHCSTILQNKLPQKCGDPGSFTIPYSLGTLNFDKSLCDSGASINLMPLSIYKKLEKEIGEIRSVPISLQLADQTTITPEGIVEDVLVQVDKFIFPVDFIVVNMEENKEVSLILGKPFLATGRDILDIHDRKLMLRVGEDTVTFEMNVATGVKKEKLAASVEWKVKGVKENAVVSEKYKCGVYPKKAEKKLSGWMCALVRAREMGPDFDSDPD